Proteins found in one Miscanthus floridulus cultivar M001 chromosome 4, ASM1932011v1, whole genome shotgun sequence genomic segment:
- the LOC136550855 gene encoding transcription termination factor MTERF2, chloroplastic-like, which produces MAAALPHSHPRLRFLLHTPSPTSRRRPRPRLRLPSSVAVSRLQNPTTATHPVLPPPAPPPSASLLAAEGASLAPRREPRFPGSLSSPTSPAGSASASAGLSEAEDAVLRRALQVRRAVAAEALVAALGGGKVGGLTYIKNLTARMGPFVDRVVVEAAAMRRDRPDLAHMSFNARAKAYIQESGLIELVKWFKHNSMTYPQIAKVVCACSGDLGKVRRMIKWLRSIYVKGDFLGRVLANGGSFLNRSFEELEEIIGYLESLGVRRDWIGYVVSRCPQLLSLSMDELGTRVRFYMDLGMDEKDFGTMVYDYPRVLGFLSLEEMNSKVQYLKEFGLSAQELGKLLAFKPQLMACSIEERWKPLVKYLYHLNISRDGMKRMLMVQPTIFCLDLETVIVPKVQFLMDIGVRSDAIGNVLVKFPPVLTYSLYKKIRPVVIFLLTKGGVKQDDIGKVIALDPQLLGCSIAHKLEVSVKYFRSLGIYHFVLGQMIADFPTLLRYNVDILRPKYQYLRRVMVRPLKDLIEFPRFFSYSLEDRIEPRHQTLVANRINMKLRYMLSGSDEEFAQRVREAVERRARFEARKACPETFSGSSETSRETEASVAAACQDSMEVVD; this is translated from the exons ATGGCCGCCGCTCTCCCGCACTCCCACCCCCGCCTCCGCTTCCTGCTCCACACTCCCAGTCCCAcctcccgccgccgcccccggccCCGCCTTCGCCTCCCCTCTTCCGTCGCCGTCTCCCGCCTCCAGAACCCCACCACCGCGACCCACCCGGTCCTCCCGCCCCCGGCTCCGCCCCCCTCCGCCTCGCTCCTCGCCGCCGAGGGCGCCTCCCTCGCGCCGCGCCGCGAGCCCCGCTTCCCGGGCTCGCTCTCCTCCCCAACAAGCCCCGCTGGCTCCGCCTCCGCATCCGCCGGCCTATCCGAGGCGGAGGATGCCGTCCTGCGCCGCGCCCTTCAGGTgcgccgcgccgtcgccgccgagGCGCTCGTGGCCGCGCTCGGCGGCGGGAAGGTCGGCGGCCTGACCTACATCAAGAACCTCACGGCGCGGATGGGCCCGTTCGTGGACCGCGTCGTCGTCGAGGCCGCCGCGATGCGGCGGGACCGCCCTGACCTCGCCCACATGTCCTTCAACGCCCGGGCAAAGGCGTACATCCAGGAGTCCGGCCTCATCGAGCTTGTCAA GTGGTTCAAGCACAACTCGATGACATATCCCCAAATCGCAAAAGTCGTTTGTGCATGTTCTGGCGATTTGGGGAAAGTTAGGAGGATGATAAAGTGGCTTAGGTCAATTTATGTAAAAGGAGATTTTTTGGGGCGTGTCCTTGCAAACGGTGGAAGCTTCTTGAACCGGAGCTTTGAAGAACTGGAAGAGATTATTGGCTATTTGGAAAGCCTTGGTGTCAGGAGAGACTGGATTGGGTATGTCGTCAGCAGATGTCCACAGCTGCTGAGCTTGTCAATGGATGAGTTGGGGACACGGGTCAGGTTTTATATGGATTTGGGAATGGACGAGAAGGACTTTGGCACAATGGTATATGATTATCCAAGAGTTCTTGGATTTTTAAGCCTGGAAGAGATGAACAGTAAG GTTCAATATCTGAAAGAGTTTGGTTTAAGTGCTCAAGAACTTGGGAAGTTACTGGCTTTCAAGCCACAGCTCATGGCCTGTAGCATTGAAGAAAGGTGGAAGCCTCTTGTGAAATACCTGTATCACCTTAACATTTCAAGGGATGGCATGAAAAGAATGTTGATGGTCCAACCAACAATATTCTGTCTTGATTTGGAGACAGTGATTGTACCAAAG GTACAATTTCTAATGGATATTGGTGTGAGGAGTGATGCAATCGGCAATGTGCTTGTGAAGTTCCCTCCTGTATTAACATATAGCCTGTACAAGAAAATACGCCCCGTG GTTATATTCCTGCTGACAAAAGGTGGAGTAAAACAGGATGACATTGGAAAGGTTATTGCGTTGGATCCACAGCTCTTGGGCTGTAGTATCGCACATAAGCTAGAAGTTAGTGTCAAGTACTTCCGGTCACTGGGCATCTACCACTTTGTGCTCGGCCAGATGATTGCTGACTTCCCAACGCTTCTCAGATACAATGTGGATATCCTGAGACCAAAATACCAGTACTTGAGGCGTGTAATGGTGCGGCCACTGAAAGATCTCATTGAGTTTCCACG GTTCTTCAGTTACTCCCTGGAGGACAGGATAGAGCCTCGGCACCAAACTTTGGTGGCGAACAGGATCAACATGAAGCTGCGGTACATGCTGAGTGGCTCTGACGAAGAGTTTGCGCAGAGGGTACGAGAGGCTGTCGAGAGGAGAGCGAGATTTGAAGCTAGAAAGGCTTGTCCGGAGACATTTTCAGGTTCTTCAGAGACATCCAGGGAAACAGAAGCTAGTGTAGCAGCAGCATGCCAAGATAGCATGGAGGTGGTGGATTAG
- the LOC136547977 gene encoding BTB/POZ and MATH domain-containing protein 6-like: MPSTAPEVSVSTIAATATCTGHHMLKIEGFKHLRGMHRNGSYFESCRFEAVGHTWKLRCYPDGYDKEAAGYISLFLVRDEVEEEEESVSGGVHAKYKLALVYPRSRLLPWPPYDSGSRVHTFRHGWGFPQFISVKWLERSGFLKDDCLAVRCDITAVEKSAVKDELVKAADMERLGMLCKCKDGLCKRHHRRPAETGKKLRKAFVRFFRSIGG, from the coding sequence ATGCCGTCAACGGCGCCAGAGGTGTCCGTGTCCACGATCGCCGCCACGGCGACCTGCACGGGACACCACATGCTCAAGATCGAGGGCTTCAAGCACCTCAGGGGCATGCACCGCAACGGCAGCTACTTCGAGTCCTGCCGGTTCGAGGCGGTCGGCCACACATGGAAGCTCCGTTGCTATCCCGATGGGTACGACAAGGAGGCCGCTGGCTACATCTCCCTCTTCCTCGTGCgtgacgaggtggaggaggaggaggagagcgtCAGCGGCGGTGTCCACGCCAAGTACAAGTTGGCCTTGGTATACCCCCGCTCCAGGTTGCTGCCGTGGCCACCGTACGACAGCGGCAGCCGCGTCCACACCTTTCGCCACGGCTGGGGCTTCCCGCAGTTCATCAGCGTGAAGTGGCTGGAGCGTTCGGGGTTCCTTAAGGACGACTGCCTCGCCGTCCGGTGCGACATCACCGCCGTCGAGAAGTCGGCAGTGAAGGATGAGCTCGTGAAGGCGGCGGACATGGAGAGGCTGGGGATGCTCTGCAAGTGCAAGGACGGCCTCTGCAAGCGCCACCACCGGAGGCCTGCCGAGACCGGCAAGAAGCTCAGGAAGGCGTTCGTTAGGTTCTTCAGGTCCATCGGAGGATAA
- the LOC136550856 gene encoding protein PELPK1-like — translation MASTSSLPAVALVVALMLVLGSGGTCHAARLLADATAPAAAPAAVPGIPALPKPTVPAVPTVPAVTMPPMTAVPAVTLPPMPAVPSVPAVTVPAVPATPNATALPPVPAAVVPEVPKLTLPPMPSLPSIPTVTLPPMPSSIPGVPTMSSLAPPPKA, via the coding sequence ATGGCATCCACCTCGAGCCTCCCTGCAGTGGCCCTCGTCGTGGCGCTCATGCTAGTCCTAGGCAGCGGCGGCACTTGCCACGCGGCTCGCCTGCTCGCCGACGCCACGGCACCCGCTGCCGCACCAGCTGCTGTACCGGGCATCCCAGCCCTGCCGAAGCCGACGGTGCCGGCTGTCCCCACCGTGCCCGCGGTTACCATGCCACCGATGACGGCAGTGCCCGCGGTGACGCTGCCACCAATGCCCGCCGTGCCTTCCGTCCCCGCTGTGACCGTGCCTGCTGTGCCTGCCACGCCGAACGCCACCGCGCTGCCACCTGTTCCAGCCGCCGTCGTACCTGAAGTGCCTAAGTTGACGCTGCCGCCGATGCCGTCGCTGCCTTCCATCCCCACGGTCACGCTGCCGCCGATGCCCTCCTCCATCCCTGGCGTGCCAACAATGTCATCCCTCGCGCCACCTCCAAAGGCCTAA
- the LOC136550857 gene encoding uncharacterized protein, with amino-acid sequence MLVINEAKDRLDATTGYEMRELQRTRALWPPGRPSQPQFNMEAKSYVLVSMLDPEVYGKFVEDKGAAHLSGFSFAVISTIHLAGGKMPEEDLWHQLKRLGLNENDETHPVLGNNEQTLKHLVQQRYLLKEKVAGPEGHFMMYELVERALDESMSGKIKDHISQVVGTSLQ; translated from the exons ATGCTCGTCATCAACGAGGCCAAGGACAGGCTTGACGCCACCACCGGCTACGAGATGAGGGAACTACAGAGGACCCGCGCGCTCTGGCCGCCTGGCCGGCCATCACAGCCGCAGT TTAACATGGAGGCCAAGAGCTATGTTCTGGTCAGCATGTTAGATCCTGAGGTGTACGGCAAGTTTGTTGAGGACAAGGGCGCTGCCCATCTGTCTGGCTTTTCATTTGCTGTCATTAGCACTATTCATCTTGCTGGTGGCAAAATGCCTGAAG AGGACCTCTGGCATCAGTTGAAACGGCTGGGTTTGAATGAGAATGACGAGACTCACCCTGTTCTTGGTAACAATGAGCAGACGCTCAAACACCTAGTGCAGCAAAG GTACTTGCTCAAGGAGAAAGTTGCTGGACCAGAAGGCCATTTCATGATGTATGAGCTTGTCGAGAGGGCATTGGATGAATCCATGAGTGGGAAGATTAAAGATCATATTTCACAG GTTGTGGGCACAAGCTTGCAGTAG